From Lysinibacillus sp. SGAir0095, the proteins below share one genomic window:
- a CDS encoding MFS transporter yields MRERISLSVGWITLFLMGTDLFVVSPLLPFISEAYRVSPETTGWMVTVFAVTYAFSAPIFGWLSDKKGRRTFIIFGLLLFVISNILTAFASSFLWLIVSRILAGLSVASITPLIYAIIGDIAPPNRRGTWLSIVVSGHLTALWAGAPLGALLEHFLGWRSVFVVMAIIGAILTVVNFKTWESIHKSDLTKNILEGNLLRILSSVSVTTIWAISMYAIYVYLGAALYSENRFSSSEIALAVTFYGVGAVLGSLTSGQLTDKLGARKISKFALILLTLILICLGIFFSYGDWVYFFLFIWALVGYAGFTSYQARLVVEYPNERGMVMAWNNTALYIGITIGSLIGGYVISNWGYSLLPYVCSVAAIISFALSTQKVKEVK; encoded by the coding sequence TTGCGAGAAAGGATAAGTTTAAGTGTTGGTTGGATAACTTTGTTTCTAATGGGTACTGACTTATTTGTTGTGTCTCCGTTACTACCGTTCATTTCGGAAGCATATAGGGTTAGTCCAGAAACCACAGGATGGATGGTAACTGTTTTTGCAGTAACATATGCTTTTTCAGCGCCTATATTTGGGTGGCTTTCAGATAAAAAAGGCCGAAGAACTTTTATTATATTTGGTTTACTATTGTTCGTTATTTCCAACATACTAACTGCTTTTGCTTCTTCATTTTTATGGCTAATTGTTAGCCGTATTTTAGCTGGTTTGTCCGTTGCTTCAATCACTCCTTTGATATACGCAATCATTGGGGATATTGCACCGCCAAATCGAAGAGGAACATGGCTTTCGATAGTTGTCTCTGGACACTTAACTGCTCTTTGGGCAGGGGCGCCATTGGGTGCTTTATTAGAACATTTTCTTGGGTGGCGATCAGTATTTGTTGTAATGGCAATTATAGGAGCCATATTGACGGTAGTGAATTTTAAAACCTGGGAGTCTATTCATAAAAGTGATTTAACAAAAAATATATTAGAAGGAAATTTGCTAAGAATACTTAGTTCCGTTAGTGTTACCACCATTTGGGCAATTTCTATGTATGCTATTTATGTTTATTTAGGTGCAGCGCTTTACTCGGAAAATAGATTCTCATCATCAGAAATCGCATTAGCTGTAACTTTTTATGGTGTTGGTGCTGTTCTAGGAAGCTTAACGAGTGGTCAATTAACAGATAAATTAGGAGCAAGGAAAATTTCGAAGTTTGCACTAATTTTATTGACTCTGATACTCATTTGTTTAGGAATATTCTTCTCATATGGCGATTGGGTTTATTTCTTTCTTTTTATTTGGGCCTTAGTTGGCTATGCAGGATTTACATCATACCAAGCACGGTTAGTGGTAGAATATCCAAATGAAAGAGGAATGGTTATGGCATGGAATAATACAGCTCTGTATATTGGCATCACCATTGGTTCACTGATTGGAGGTTATGTCATTTCTAATTGGGGTTATTCTTTACTCCCATATGTTTGTAGCGTCGCAGCAATTATAAGTTTTGCACTTAGTACACAAAAGGTAAAAGAAGTCAAATAA
- a CDS encoding multidrug efflux SMR transporter has product MAWITLILAGLCEMFGVAMINKLHKDRNWQSLVLLILGFGASFIFLAYSMEALPMGTAYAIWTGIGASGGAILGMILYDESKDWKRLVFIGMVLGAAIGLKFVS; this is encoded by the coding sequence ATGGCATGGATTACTTTAATATTAGCAGGTTTATGCGAAATGTTTGGTGTTGCTATGATTAATAAATTGCACAAAGATCGTAATTGGCAATCATTAGTTCTTTTAATTCTTGGGTTTGGAGCAAGCTTCATATTCCTTGCTTATTCGATGGAAGCTCTTCCCATGGGTACAGCTTATGCAATCTGGACAGGAATTGGTGCATCTGGCGGAGCAATTTTAGGAATGATTTTATATGACGAATCCAAAGACTGGAAAAGACTTGTTTTTATAGGCATGGTTTTAGGTGCAGCAATAGGATTAAAATTCGTCTCATAA
- a CDS encoding multidrug efflux SMR transporter produces MNSDWLKVFVAAFFEVLWVIGLKHSYDLWTWAGTVIAIIISFYVMIMAGKKLPVGTVYAVFVGLGTAGTVFSEILFFGEPFKIEKVLLILVLLVGVIGLKLVTKDTSQEGEEI; encoded by the coding sequence ATGAATTCAGATTGGTTGAAAGTATTTGTTGCCGCTTTTTTTGAAGTTCTATGGGTTATTGGTTTAAAACACTCTTATGATTTGTGGACTTGGGCTGGGACTGTTATTGCGATCATCATTAGCTTCTATGTAATGATCATGGCAGGAAAAAAACTCCCTGTAGGAACGGTATATGCAGTTTTTGTTGGGCTAGGTACTGCTGGCACGGTCTTTTCTGAAATTCTATTCTTTGGTGAACCTTTTAAAATAGAAAAAGTACTGTTAATTTTAGTTTTATTAGTTGGTGTTATTGGCCTGAAATTAGTTACGAAAGATACGAGTCAGGAAGGAGAAGAAATTTAA
- a CDS encoding PLP-dependent aminotransferase family protein: MENIIFTIEKGTSKYIQIYKQFKLLIEQGDIPANDQLPSIRQLADSLRISRNTTLMAYEQLVAEGYIRGEGRRGYFVNELEAHIVKEGAISIPDQQSEPTTNYIVDFKAGSVDQANFPLKAYRRISNSVLTLQETFLYGNPFGEMCLREQIATYLLQSRGVKTNPNAIIIGSSTQQMLIHLGQILKDDFQSIIVENPGYDGAREAFLFHQFTLETLSVDETGADFSQLDDMKSRLIYVTPSHQSPIGVSMSIQERQKLIQWADKRNGYIIEDDYDSEFRYTQQPFPALASIDSTKVIYLGNFSKSFLPGMRLSYMALPEVLLNRYQNQFKYFESTSSLLSQLTMAKFMEEGEWNRHIKRMRLVYKNKMQCIVSALNKQFGQHISIIGEQSGLYVLVKIHDDRPEDWFIERASNYGVKVYPTSIYYFNNQSDVPILKLGFSNLNCDQINFGVNLLKKAWL; encoded by the coding sequence ATGGAGAATATCATTTTTACTATAGAGAAGGGCACTTCTAAATACATACAAATCTATAAGCAATTTAAATTACTGATTGAACAAGGTGACATTCCTGCGAACGACCAATTACCTTCTATTCGCCAGCTCGCTGATTCACTGCGAATTAGTCGTAATACTACATTAATGGCTTATGAACAACTTGTTGCAGAAGGCTATATTCGTGGAGAAGGAAGAAGAGGCTATTTTGTCAATGAATTAGAAGCTCATATAGTTAAAGAGGGTGCCATTTCGATTCCTGATCAGCAATCTGAACCAACTACAAACTATATCGTGGATTTTAAAGCTGGATCAGTCGATCAAGCAAATTTTCCGTTAAAAGCTTATAGAAGAATTTCAAATTCAGTCCTTACCTTACAGGAGACTTTTCTATACGGAAATCCCTTTGGTGAAATGTGTTTGAGGGAACAAATTGCTACTTATTTACTCCAATCTCGTGGAGTAAAAACAAATCCAAATGCCATTATCATTGGGAGCAGCACCCAACAAATGTTGATTCATCTTGGTCAAATATTAAAAGACGATTTTCAAAGCATAATCGTTGAGAATCCGGGGTATGACGGGGCAAGAGAGGCATTTTTATTTCATCAATTTACACTTGAAACGTTATCAGTAGATGAAACTGGGGCTGATTTCTCACAATTAGATGATATGAAATCACGGCTAATTTATGTGACTCCTTCTCACCAAAGCCCAATAGGCGTCAGCATGTCTATTCAAGAAAGGCAAAAGCTCATTCAGTGGGCAGACAAGAGAAACGGCTATATTATTGAAGACGATTATGATAGTGAATTTCGCTATACACAACAGCCTTTTCCAGCACTTGCTTCCATTGATTCAACAAAGGTGATCTATTTAGGAAACTTCTCAAAGTCCTTTCTGCCTGGAATGCGTCTCAGCTATATGGCGTTGCCAGAGGTGCTTTTAAATCGTTATCAAAATCAATTCAAGTATTTTGAAAGTACATCTTCCCTTTTAAGCCAATTGACCATGGCTAAATTTATGGAAGAAGGTGAATGGAACCGCCATATTAAACGGATGCGACTCGTTTACAAGAACAAAATGCAATGTATTGTGTCAGCCTTAAATAAACAGTTCGGTCAGCATATTTCCATTATCGGGGAACAATCTGGTTTGTATGTATTAGTTAAAATTCATGATGACCGACCTGAAGATTGGTTCATTGAACGTGCCTCTAATTATGGAGTTAAAGTATATCCAACAAGCATTTACTACTTTAATAATCAATCTGATGTCCCCATCCTTAAACTTGGTTTTAGTAATCTCAATTGTGACCAAATAAATTTCGGTGTGAATCTCTTAAAAAAGGCTTGGTTATAA
- a CDS encoding FMN-binding negative transcriptional regulator produces the protein MFIPKYFQVKNMDEVVGFMEENSFATVVTTEKGKPIATHLPLQLQKEEENYFLTGHFAYGNPQWRTFEISESVLVIYQGPHAYISSSWYGHENVPTWNYQAVHVYGQATIIREEELKQDLTKLLEKYEKHRENPILWNKLSPQLLESQLKGIVGFKIKVHEIQAAYKLSQNRNEEDYQNIIKELQEENNINSQQLAEVMEKRQDNK, from the coding sequence ATGTTTATACCAAAATATTTTCAAGTGAAAAATATGGATGAAGTGGTTGGATTTATGGAGGAGAACTCCTTTGCAACGGTGGTCACAACAGAAAAGGGTAAGCCAATTGCAACCCATCTTCCATTACAGCTTCAAAAAGAGGAAGAAAACTATTTCCTTACTGGGCATTTTGCATATGGGAATCCTCAATGGAGGACTTTTGAAATTTCTGAAAGTGTGCTCGTTATTTATCAAGGACCTCATGCTTACATTTCTTCATCATGGTATGGCCATGAAAACGTACCAACATGGAATTACCAAGCGGTACATGTATATGGTCAAGCAACCATTATAAGAGAAGAAGAGTTAAAACAAGATTTAACGAAGTTGTTGGAAAAATACGAGAAACATCGTGAAAATCCAATTTTATGGAATAAATTATCTCCGCAGTTATTGGAAAGTCAACTAAAAGGGATTGTTGGGTTTAAAATTAAAGTGCATGAAATTCAAGCTGCTTATAAATTAAGTCAAAATCGAAATGAAGAGGATTATCAGAATATTATTAAAGAATTACAAGAGGAAAATAATATAAATTCTCAACAATTAGCCGAAGTGATGGAAAAAAGACAAGATAATAAATAA
- a CDS encoding dihydrodipicolinate synthase family protein — MKNINVAIPTPFHEDESLFLEGFKPIVDHLKYNGIDSILICGTTGEQHSLSINERLQIIEYFNQQSFYSIELMFSVSATRTSDAIKLIQALETSEIDVFVISFPPYILPSQEQAVYYVDELLKHTSKQVVLYNNPLRTGFDLGQAALQDLITRHTNIIGLKEGGDVNRHQHTNFAEDFILFAAGDVDFPEMINNGCSGLSSMVGNVYPKEIKQAFNDLLEHKSINSNKLNNLIKEVTNKQTIVNIKNHYNSIGLKVGTCRSPIVQT, encoded by the coding sequence ATGAAAAATATAAATGTAGCCATTCCTACTCCCTTTCACGAAGATGAGAGTCTATTTTTAGAAGGGTTTAAACCCATTGTTGATCACTTAAAATACAATGGGATTGATTCAATTCTCATATGTGGCACAACAGGTGAACAACATTCACTTAGTATCAATGAACGATTACAAATAATTGAATACTTTAATCAACAAAGCTTTTATAGTATCGAACTTATGTTTAGCGTATCCGCTACAAGAACGAGTGATGCAATTAAATTAATTCAAGCACTCGAAACGTCTGAAATTGATGTTTTCGTCATAAGTTTCCCCCCATATATTCTACCAAGTCAGGAGCAAGCTGTTTACTATGTTGATGAACTACTCAAACATACTTCTAAACAGGTTGTACTATATAATAATCCTTTGCGAACTGGATTTGATTTGGGTCAGGCTGCACTTCAAGATCTAATCACTAGACATACCAATATTATCGGACTCAAAGAGGGGGGAGATGTTAATCGTCATCAACATACAAATTTCGCAGAAGATTTTATTCTGTTTGCAGCCGGTGATGTTGATTTTCCAGAGATGATAAATAATGGATGTAGCGGGCTTTCTAGTATGGTTGGAAATGTTTATCCTAAAGAAATTAAGCAAGCTTTCAATGACTTGCTAGAGCATAAATCCATTAATTCAAATAAATTAAACAATTTAATTAAGGAAGTTACAAACAAACAAACTATTGTGAATATAAAAAATCACTATAATAGCATTGGGTTAAAAGTTGGTACTTGCCGTTCACCTATCGTCCAAACATAA
- a CDS encoding homoserine dehydrogenase has translation MKIITHKLALIGFGNVGQGLATIIADKSAQLEAFGMKVQIAAVSDPIKGSIYNPNGLDAELLLKTVQSGITLDTLTAPYTGWSAKRTIEEADVDTVVELAYTDLKTGEPALTHMETALRRGLNVITTNKGPIALHYDRLMKLAKENNAHLRVEGTVMSGTPPLLFGLEHLVAAGITKIEGILNGTTNYIITRMMEGKSYSEALRETQELGYAEADPAGDVEGYDAAAKVVILANLLMKQSLKMEDVDREGITKLTPEDIANAKEDNECVKLIGRIESSSEGCKAEVRPLRIPLSHPLSSIQGATNAITYTTDILGEVTLIGTGAGRMETGYAIIADLIAIHKEHARSASGQVEKEVRL, from the coding sequence ATGAAAATAATAACACACAAATTAGCCTTAATTGGCTTTGGTAATGTAGGGCAAGGGCTAGCAACGATTATTGCTGATAAAAGCGCCCAACTTGAAGCATTTGGAATGAAGGTCCAAATTGCTGCTGTTAGCGATCCGATTAAAGGGAGTATCTACAATCCAAATGGTTTAGATGCTGAGTTACTCTTGAAAACTGTTCAAAGTGGAATAACGTTGGATACTCTTACTGCTCCATATACAGGATGGTCTGCTAAACGTACTATTGAAGAAGCCGATGTAGATACGGTGGTCGAACTTGCTTATACAGATCTAAAAACAGGTGAACCTGCTTTGACTCATATGGAAACTGCATTAAGGCGTGGACTAAATGTTATTACCACTAACAAAGGACCTATTGCTTTGCACTATGACAGACTTATGAAATTAGCTAAAGAAAACAATGCGCATCTACGAGTTGAGGGAACTGTAATGAGTGGGACACCTCCTCTACTATTCGGTTTAGAACATTTGGTAGCAGCAGGTATTACAAAGATTGAAGGAATTTTGAATGGAACTACAAATTACATTATTACGAGAATGATGGAAGGGAAAAGCTATTCTGAAGCTCTTCGAGAAACACAAGAATTAGGGTATGCAGAGGCTGATCCTGCTGGTGATGTTGAGGGGTATGATGCAGCTGCCAAGGTAGTTATCCTTGCGAACTTGCTTATGAAACAATCCCTCAAGATGGAGGATGTCGACCGTGAAGGAATCACAAAATTAACACCTGAAGATATTGCAAATGCAAAAGAGGACAACGAATGTGTGAAGTTGATTGGTAGAATTGAATCCTCTTCAGAGGGGTGTAAAGCAGAAGTCCGTCCTTTGAGAATTCCGCTTTCTCATCCACTCTCATCGATTCAAGGCGCAACTAATGCGATAACTTATACTACTGATATCCTTGGTGAAGTCACTCTTATAGGTACAGGAGCTGGTAGGATGGAAACTGGATATGCCATTATCGCTGATTTGATTGCCATTCATAAAGAGCACGCACGTTCTGCTTCGGGTCAAGTTGAAAAGGAGGTAAGGTTATGA
- a CDS encoding MarR family winged helix-turn-helix transcriptional regulator produces the protein MKEILSEIGMIARALDSISNIEFKEHDLTKGQYLYLVRICENPGIIQEKLAEMLKVNRTTAARAIKRLEMNGFLEKKEDWDNKKIRKLYPTVKGAYVYPFIKKENVYSNHVALDGFSKSEVETIHNLIQRVQKNIVIEWENVRNREQKNY, from the coding sequence ATGAAGGAAATTCTTAGTGAAATTGGAATGATTGCAAGGGCATTAGATTCTATAAGTAATATAGAGTTTAAAGAACATGACCTAACAAAAGGGCAATATTTATATCTTGTCCGAATATGCGAAAACCCAGGCATTATTCAAGAAAAGTTAGCTGAGATGCTCAAAGTAAATCGCACAACAGCAGCCCGTGCGATAAAAAGACTTGAAATGAATGGTTTTCTTGAAAAAAAAGAGGATTGGGATAATAAGAAAATTAGGAAACTATATCCAACGGTAAAAGGTGCTTATGTTTATCCTTTTATCAAAAAAGAAAATGTTTATTCTAATCATGTTGCATTAGATGGATTTTCCAAAAGTGAAGTAGAAACCATTCATAATCTTATTCAACGAGTACAGAAAAATATAGTTATAGAGTGGGAAAATGTAAGAAATAGGGAACAAAAAAACTATTGA
- a CDS encoding GNAT family N-acetyltransferase, whose translation MDLKFKKCYLEDLQTLQEISIETFNDTFKDQNSPENMTAYLARAYDLKQLERELYNPSSQFFFVYVHNEVAGYLKINTDDAQSEGMGNESLEIERIYIKNKFQKHGLGKYLLNKAIEIGKELHKKSIWLGVWEKNENAIAFYMKMGFVQTGAHSFYMGDEEQIDIIMTKHLFG comes from the coding sequence ATGGATCTAAAATTTAAAAAATGCTACCTTGAAGATTTACAAACGCTACAAGAAATTAGCATTGAGACGTTTAACGATACATTCAAAGATCAGAATTCACCTGAAAATATGACTGCTTATTTGGCAAGGGCATATGACTTAAAGCAATTAGAAAGAGAATTATACAATCCTTCTTCCCAATTCTTTTTTGTATATGTTCATAATGAAGTTGCTGGATACTTAAAAATTAATACCGATGATGCTCAGTCTGAAGGAATGGGTAATGAATCACTAGAAATTGAGAGAATCTATATAAAAAACAAATTTCAAAAACATGGGCTTGGTAAATATTTGCTAAATAAAGCCATTGAAATTGGAAAAGAACTTCATAAAAAGAGCATTTGGTTAGGCGTATGGGAAAAAAATGAAAATGCCATTGCGTTTTATATGAAAATGGGATTTGTTCAAACGGGAGCCCATTCTTTTTATATGGGGGATGAAGAACAAATAGATATTATTATGACTAAACACTTATTTGGATGA